Proteins co-encoded in one Anopheles moucheti chromosome X, idAnoMoucSN_F20_07, whole genome shotgun sequence genomic window:
- the LOC128306389 gene encoding leucine-rich repeat flightless-interacting protein 2 isoform X2: MESPSAGGRRRGNSRINAEDQALDQIAKEAEARLAARRQARAEAREIRMRELERQQKELEQTADRVFDLQQQSIGLSEPANTVATPRTSRILAQNAVTRGSALSSRRNSEDSLEEEARSLRDLRHELKDVEERFRKAMIANAQLDNERSSLNYHIQLLKDKLEEVEESHAQLQREYREKCRDREALKRNNDKLSEELKLVQGQLQERDALIEQHGLVIVTVENEDGTDAHRALVTADNAQLLKSVPGSLDVRLKKFAAEKQELQTELQAVQQQLNDIKSKGRRYTSMNGSLVDDDYEDAQREANKLITEYKYKLQKAEQEIANLQASLARSETQVIRYKSTAEAAEKAESDLKIERRKLQRENREAMDRLEELETSNNHLLKRLDKLKNVKSTILKDI, from the exons GCCGAGGCGCGATTAGCAGCTAGGCGTCAGGCACGTGCAGAGGCTCGCGAGATACGGATGCGAGAACTGGAGCGGCAACAGAAAGAGCTGGAGCAAACAGCCGACCGGGTGTTTGATCTGCAGCAGCAGTCGATCGGTTTGTCCGAACCGGCCAACACGGTTGCCACACCCCGCACCAGCCGCATACTGGCCCAGAATGCAGTGACGCGTGGCAGTGCCCTATCGTCCCGCCGTAACAGTGAGGATTCCCTAGAGGAGGAAGCCCGTAGCCTGCGCGACCTTCGGCATGAGCTGAAA GACGTGGAGGAGCGTTTCCGCAAAGCAATGATTGCGAACGCTCAGTTAGACAATGAGCGGTCCTCGCTTAACTATCACATTCAGCTGCTGAAGGACAAACTGGAGGAGGTCGAGGAGTCGCACGCGCAGCTGCAGCGTGAATATCGCGAGAAATGTCGGGACCGGGAGGCGCTGAAGCGCAACAACGACAAACTCAGCGAGGAGTTGAAGCTCGTGCAGGGTCAGCTTCAGGAGCGTGATGCGCTGATAGAGCAGCACGGACTAGTAATAGTAACGGTAGAGAATGAGGATGGTACGGATGCGCACCGCGCCCTAGTCACAGCGGATAACGCACAACTGCTCAAATCTGTTCCCGGCTCATTAG ACGTAAGACTGAAGAAGTTTGCGGCCGAAAAGCAAGAACTGCAGACGGAACTGCAGGCAGTGCAGCAACAGCTGAACGATATCAAGAGCAAGGGCAGACGATACACCTCCATGAACGGTTCGCTGGTCGATGATGACTATGAAGATGCGCAAC GGGAAGCTAACAAGCTGATCACGGAGTATAAATACAAGCTGCAGAAGGCGGAGCAGGAGATCGCTAACCTGCAGGCTAGTCTGGCACGCTCGGAAACGCAGGTGATCCGATACAAGAGCACCGCCGAGGCGGCAGAGAAAGCCGAAAGCGATCTAAAGATTGAGCGACGAAAATTGCAACGCGAG AACCGCGAAGCCATGGATCGGCTGGAGGAGCTAGAAACATCGAACAACCATCTGCTGAAGCGGCTAGACAAGCTTAAGAACGTTAAGAGCACCATACTGAAGGACATATGA